The proteins below are encoded in one region of Pseudoduganella armeniaca:
- a CDS encoding TMEM175 family protein, whose translation MGKSRLEAFSDGVIAIIITIMVLELKVPHGVTVDALLPLGPVLLSYVLSFVYVGIYWNNHHHLLHAVQGVGGGVLWANLHLLFWLSLIPFVTGWMGENHFATLPVAAYGFILFMCSIAYMLLVRFLTRHQRENRALAEAIGSDGKGRLSTVLYAAGVALAFVHPWLGFAVYIGVALLWFIPDRRIEKRLA comes from the coding sequence GTGGGCAAAAGCAGACTGGAAGCATTCAGCGACGGCGTCATCGCCATCATCATCACCATCATGGTGCTGGAATTGAAGGTGCCGCACGGCGTCACCGTGGACGCGCTGTTGCCGTTGGGCCCTGTGCTGCTCAGTTATGTGCTGAGCTTCGTCTACGTCGGCATCTACTGGAACAACCATCACCACCTGCTGCACGCGGTACAGGGTGTCGGCGGCGGCGTGCTGTGGGCCAACCTGCACCTGCTGTTCTGGCTGTCGCTGATTCCGTTCGTTACGGGCTGGATGGGCGAGAATCACTTCGCCACCTTGCCGGTCGCGGCCTACGGCTTCATCCTGTTCATGTGCTCCATCGCCTACATGCTGCTGGTGCGCTTCCTCACGCGTCACCAGCGCGAGAACCGTGCGCTGGCCGAGGCGATCGGCTCGGATGGCAAGGGCCGCCTGTCCACCGTGCTGTACGCGGCCGGCGTCGCGCTGGCCTTCGTCCATCCGTGGCTGGGCTTCGCCGTCTACATCGGCGTCGCGCTGCTGTGGTTCATTCCGGACCGGCGCATCGAGAAGCGCCTGGCCTGA
- a CDS encoding TonB family protein → MKTITFLLGTLLLAARAGAAETAASDDAAGRAMARDLNVCAKPVWPSAALARGAAGKTSVAVQVDSGGRVTASRVDVSSGHEDLDQAALAGIGRCRFHGLAAAAPTPEQWRPMQFVWYLPERPAAPTAERIAAVRAAADGGAAAAQMELGWWYQAGMLGSTDLALAEQWYRRAAETGDVAAQVRLGGFYLQVAQPARPDEARDWLRRAAQAGSAEAQAWLAWIYDMGVGVEHDAEEALYWSTQAAASGKPEFQARLGYRLLHSDNDTDRARAVEWLERAAAQDHALARLSLARSYEQGDGVPRDEARAATLYRAALGATDGQAEFKLGAMVEEGRGGPADPAAAASLYRQAMHAAQPAAFGRYARLLETGSGVAQDESQAIETYLQAANLGDCEAMRALGRLYLKRGADHAYEWIGRAIFCASRREAGL, encoded by the coding sequence ATGAAAACCATTACATTCCTGCTTGGCACCCTGCTGCTGGCCGCCCGCGCCGGTGCCGCCGAAACCGCCGCCAGCGACGATGCCGCCGGCCGGGCGATGGCACGCGACCTGAACGTCTGCGCCAAACCCGTCTGGCCCAGTGCCGCGCTGGCGCGTGGCGCCGCAGGCAAGACCAGCGTCGCCGTGCAGGTCGACAGCGGCGGCCGCGTCACGGCCAGCCGCGTCGACGTCTCGAGCGGCCACGAGGACCTCGACCAGGCCGCCCTGGCCGGCATCGGGCGCTGCCGCTTCCACGGCCTGGCCGCGGCCGCACCCACGCCTGAGCAGTGGCGGCCCATGCAATTCGTCTGGTACCTGCCCGAGCGGCCCGCGGCACCGACGGCCGAGCGCATCGCCGCCGTGCGTGCCGCGGCCGATGGCGGCGCCGCCGCGGCGCAGATGGAGCTGGGCTGGTGGTACCAGGCCGGCATGCTGGGCAGCACCGACCTGGCGCTGGCCGAACAGTGGTACCGCCGCGCCGCCGAAACGGGTGACGTCGCGGCGCAGGTGCGGCTGGGCGGCTTCTATCTGCAGGTGGCGCAGCCGGCGCGGCCGGACGAGGCGCGCGACTGGCTGCGCCGCGCGGCCCAGGCCGGCAGCGCCGAAGCGCAGGCCTGGCTGGCCTGGATCTACGACATGGGCGTGGGCGTCGAGCACGATGCCGAGGAAGCGCTGTACTGGAGCACGCAGGCCGCCGCCAGCGGCAAGCCGGAGTTCCAGGCCCGGCTCGGCTACCGGCTGCTGCACTCGGACAACGATACCGACCGCGCCCGCGCCGTGGAGTGGCTGGAACGGGCAGCCGCGCAGGACCATGCGCTGGCCCGGCTGTCCCTGGCACGCAGCTACGAGCAGGGCGACGGCGTGCCGCGCGACGAGGCCCGCGCGGCCACGCTGTACCGGGCGGCGCTCGGCGCAACCGACGGCCAGGCCGAATTCAAGCTGGGGGCGATGGTGGAGGAAGGCCGCGGCGGGCCGGCCGATCCGGCCGCCGCCGCATCGCTGTACCGCCAGGCCATGCACGCGGCCCAGCCAGCGGCCTTCGGGCGCTATGCGCGCCTGCTGGAAACGGGCAGCGGCGTCGCGCAGGACGAGAGCCAGGCCATCGAGACCTATCTGCAGGCGGCCAACTTGGGCGATTGCGAG
- a CDS encoding AMP-binding protein: MGPLLAGGSIAILSGDLDNDRLAAALHRHEVTVLFIATSRFDACAEAIPATLADLRVLLPVGPRPEMASFHAVLDRQTEVDIRHCYGASAALACALAHRVRRAHDTRQYG, from the coding sequence GTGGGGCCGTTGCTGGCGGGCGGCAGCATTGCCATCCTGTCCGGTGACCTGGACAACGACCGCCTGGCGGCCGCGCTGCACCGGCATGAGGTGACGGTGCTGTTCATCGCCACCAGCCGCTTCGACGCCTGCGCCGAGGCGATCCCCGCCACGCTGGCCGACCTGCGGGTGCTGCTGCCGGTAGGGCCGCGGCCCGAAATGGCGTCGTTCCACGCGGTGCTGGACCGGCAGACGGAGGTGGACATCCGCCACTGCTACGGCGCCAGCGCGGCGCTGGCCTGTGCGCTGGCGCACCGGGTGCGGCGGGCCCACGATACGCGGCAGTACGGCTGA
- a CDS encoding AMP-binding protein: MNQLVHLPAIAIAAVDLPAMRPFATGTRWLRTSRTPMAMLSRGRCRAQAGAAGPASALPEGGVHRLFERQAARAPGAIAIRTDDGNWTYGRLNAAANVLARRLRRQGVRPGHAVATVLERSARLVAAALAIVKCGATHVPLDPHATPAWLAHVLADSAAQAVLADAARLPQLAGGPVALAVNGAVQPRDSRNLHVEAPAGTPACMLYPAASSGKSLGHGLPHATLARLAARNGYAEFGATDCVAFAGGSPADVAALELWGRCWRAAALPSCPVTWTTTAWRPRCTGMR, translated from the coding sequence ATGAACCAGCTCGTCCATCTTCCCGCCATTGCCATCGCCGCCGTCGACCTGCCGGCGATGCGCCCATTTGCCACCGGCACGCGCTGGTTGCGGACCAGCCGTACGCCGATGGCCATGCTGTCGCGTGGTCGTTGCCGCGCCCAGGCCGGTGCCGCGGGGCCGGCGAGCGCGCTGCCGGAAGGGGGCGTGCACCGCTTGTTCGAGCGCCAGGCGGCGCGCGCACCTGGCGCGATCGCCATCCGCACCGACGACGGCAACTGGACGTACGGCCGGCTGAACGCGGCCGCCAACGTGCTGGCGCGGCGCTTGCGCCGGCAAGGCGTGCGTCCCGGCCATGCGGTGGCGACGGTGCTGGAGCGCTCGGCGCGGCTGGTGGCCGCGGCGCTGGCGATCGTCAAATGCGGCGCCACCCACGTGCCGCTCGATCCGCACGCGACACCGGCCTGGCTGGCGCACGTGCTGGCCGACAGCGCCGCCCAGGCCGTGCTGGCCGATGCGGCGCGCTTGCCGCAGCTCGCTGGCGGCCCGGTGGCGTTGGCGGTGAATGGCGCGGTGCAGCCGCGCGACAGCCGCAACCTGCACGTGGAAGCGCCGGCCGGCACGCCGGCATGCATGCTCTACCCGGCCGCGTCGAGCGGCAAGTCGCTGGGCCACGGCCTGCCGCATGCCACGCTGGCCCGGCTGGCCGCCCGCAACGGCTATGCCGAGTTCGGCGCCACCGATTGCGTCGCTTTCGCGGGCGGCAGCCCGGCGGACGTGGCGGCGCTGGAACTGTGGGGCCGTTGCTGGCGGGCGGCAGCATTGCCATCCTGTCCGGTGACCTGGACAACGACCGCCTGGCGGCCGCGCTGCACCGGCATGAGGTGA